DNA from Coriobacteriaceae bacterium:
CTGTGCACGCGTGTGGCGCCCTGGGCGCTCGCAGAAAAGGGACCTGAGGTTCGCCTCAACGGCTTCGGATCGAACCGCTTCCGGGGTGACTGGCTTATGTGCGGGGGACCGCCCCCCTACGCCTCCTCGGCCATGAGGCCGACCGCCCACACCCAGCAGGCGAGCTCGCGCGCCGTGGCCACGTTCGCCTTGTTGCCGTGGACCCCGCGCGCGAGCAGCGCCTCCCGCCTCTCGGCCAGCCTCCGCACGCCCTTGGCGGCATGCCTGCGGGCGACCCGGTCCGGGGCCTGGCCCTTGGCGAGGTCCTTCGGCCGCCCCGAGCACGTCAGGTAGTGCCACGCGGCCTCGACCAGCGCCTTCCTCAGGTGCTTGTTGCCCGCCTTGGTGATCGCGCCCCTGCGGTCGCTCTCCCCGCTGGAGTGCTCGGAGGGCGTCAGGCCGACCCATGCGGCGAACGACCGGGCGTTCCTGAACCTCGAGAACTCGCCGGCCTCGAACACGAGGTCGGCGGCCGTCGCGGTGTCGACGCCCTTGAGGCAGCGCAGGGAGTCGACCCTCCTCCTCCACCTGGGCTTGCGGGCCTCGGCCTCGACGAGCCCCTCGAGCCTCGCCTTCTCCTCCGCCGCCCGCCTGACCGCGTCGACGTAGTAGGCGAGCACGTCGTTGTCGGCCCCCTCCGCGAACCTTATCGACTCGATCCAGGACCAGTGCGCCCGGGTCCAGTTGCCCTTCCTGCGGCCGGTGGGCGTCCTCTCGTCGAAGGCGAGCCCGTGCCTGAGCAGGAACTTGGAGAGCCGCTGCTTCGAGCGCGAGAGGTCGTCCCTCGCGTCCTCGAGCGCCCTGGTCAGGTCGCGGGCGGCCTCGCACTCGTCGTCGGGGACCCACACCTCGACGACGTTGCCGACCGACAGCATGCGGGCGAGGAACTCGGCGTCGTTGCGGTCGTTCTTCCTGCGCCTGTCCGCGCTGGGCTTGATCATCTTCGAGACGGCGCCGACCACGCAGTCGACCCCGAGGCCGGAGAGCCTCTTCTGCAGGTCGAACCCCGTGACCCCGGACTCGTACACGCACCTGGCCTTTGGGTCCGCGGACCGCACCCACTCCGCGACTGCCCCGGCGTCGTAGCCGAAGGTCGCGCAGCGCACCTCCCCGGTCATGACGTCGAGGGAGACGGCCTTTATCGAACGGGCGTGGACGTCGAGGCCGACGAAGGTGGTAGTATCGAGCATGGGAGCCCCTTCCATGAATGCGGCGTGGCCGCCGCGGCTGAATTAGACACTCACCATTGTCGGCCTAATCCGCGGTCTTTCATGCAGCAGGGGCTCTCAATGTTTTTATGTCCTGCTCATATCGTCTGTGTAGGCTTTGCGGAAATGTGCCAATTTTAGGATACGCCCGGCGGCGTGGTCTGTTGACGGCACAGCTAACGCCACGTATCCTATCGAACTGCGTGTTTCGTAGGGGGATGCTGACCCCTCGATTCAAGCCGTTGCACTTTACAGAAAGCTGGAATCATTCGAGAAGGAGTACGCTTTGCCTACTATTAACCAGCTGGTTCGCCAGGGCCGCCGTTCCGTGCCCAAGAAGTCCAAGAACGCTGCTCTGCAGCACAACTCCCAGAAGCGCGGCGTGTGCACCCGCGTCTTCACCACGAGCCCCAAGAAGCCGAACTCGGCTCTTCGTAAGGTTGCCCGTGTTCGCCTCGTCAACGGCATCGAAGTTACCGCCTACATCCCGGGTGAGGGCCACAACCTGCAGGAGCACTCCATCGTGCTCGTCCGCGGCGGTCGTGTCCGTGACCTCCCTGGTGTCCGTTATCACGTCATCCGTGGCGCCTACGACGCTGCTCCGGTCCAGAACCGTATGCAGGCCCGTTCCAAGTACGGTGCTAAGCGCCCCAAGGCTAAATAAGCCAGATAACGTTTTGATACTTTCGCCGTGTGCCGCCTAAGCGCCGCACGGTAGACACTTAAGGAGATTTCACATGCCGCGTCGTGCAGCAGCTAATCGTCGTGAGGTTCAGCCTGACGCCGTTTACAACAACCGCCTGGTGACTCAGCTCATCAACAAGGTCCTTCTTGACGGCAAGAAGGCCACCGCTGAGCGCATCGTTTACACCGCTTTCGAGATCGTTGCCGAGAAGTCCGAGGGTGGCGACGCTCTCGCTACCTTCAAGAAGGCTATGGACAACGTCAAGCCCACGCTCGAGGTTAAGCCCAAGCGTGTCGGTGGCGCTACCTATCAGGTCCCGATGGAGGTCAACTCCCGTCGTTCCACCGCTCTGGGTATCCGCTGGATCGTCAACTTCTCTCGCGCTCGCAAGGAGAAGACCATGGCCGAGCGTCTCGCCAACGAGATCCTCGACGCCTCCAACGGCCTGGGCGCTTCCGTCAAGAAGCGTGAGGACGTCTTCAAGATGGCCGAGGCCAACCGCGCGTTCTCTCACTATCGTTGGTAAGTTAAGGTAAGGAACTAACATGGCTAAGCCTAAGTACAAGCTTTCCGATACCCGTAACATCGGCATCATGGCTCACATCGATGCCGGTAAGACCACCACGACCGAGCGTATTCTTTACTACACCGGTAAGACCCACAAGATCGGTGAGGTCCATGAGGGCGCTGCCACCATGGACTGGATGGTTCAGGAGCAGGAGCGCGGCGTAACCATTACCTCCGCTGCTACCACCTGCTTCTGGAACAAGGACGGTAAGGACTACCGCATCCAGATCATCGACACCCCGGGCCACGTTGACTTCACCGCCGAGGTCGAGCGCTGCCTGCGCGTCCTCGATGGCGCTGTCGCCGTCTTCGACGCCGTTGCCGGCGTTCAGCCCCAGTCTGAGACCGTTTGGCGTCAGGCTTCTACCTTCAACGTCCCCCGCATCGCCTTCATCAACAAGTATGACCGCGTGGGCGCTGACTTCTTCAACGCTATCGAGACCATGAAGGATCGTCTCGACGCTAACGCCGTGGCCGCTCAGGTCCCGATGGGCGCCGAGGACAACTTCTGGGGCGTCATCGACCTGGTCACCATGACTGCATGGGACTTCAAGGCCGACGAGAAGGGCATGACCTACCCCGAGGCGATGGACGAGATCCCGGCTGAGTTTGCCGACATCGCTGCCACCAAGCGCGAGGAGCTCCTCGACGCTGCTGCCAGCTTTGACGACGAGCTCATGGAGAAGATTCTCATGGAGGAGGACTTCACCGTCGAGGAGCTCAAGGCTGCTCTGCGCAAGGGCGTTCTGGCCAACGAGCTCAACCTCGTCTTCGTGGGTTCCGCCTACAAGAACAAGGGCGTTCAGGAGCTGCTCGACGCTGTCGTCGACTACCTGCCCAGTCCGCTCGACGTCGAGGCCGTCACCGGTACCGATCCGGACACCGGCGAGGAGATTCAGCGTCATCCTTCCTTCGACGAGCCCTTCTCCGGCCTGGTCTTCAAGATCATGACCGACCCGTTCGTCGGTAAGCTCACCTATGTCCGCGTTTACTCCGGCCGCGCCGAGTCCGGCTCCTACGTGGTCAACGCTTCCAACGGTCAGCGCGAGCGCCTCGGCCGCATCCTCGAGATGAACGCCGCCGAGCGTATCGACCGTGACGACGCTGCCGCTGGCGACATCGTCGCTTGCGTCGGCTTCAAGAACTCCACCACCGGTGACACCCTGTGCGCCGAGGGCAAGGAGATCGTCCTCGAGAAGATCGAGTTCGCTAAGCCCGTTATCGACGTTGCCATCGAGCCCAAGACCAAGGCCGAGCAGGACAAGATGTCCCTGGCTCTGACCAAGCTCGCCGAGGAGGACCCGACCTTCCAGGTGTCCACCAACCACGAGACCGGCCAGACCATCATCGCCGGCATGGGCGAGCTGCACCTCGAGATCATCGTCGACCGTCTGCTCCGCGAGTTCAAGGTTGACGCTAACGTTGGTAAGCCCCAGGTTGCCTACCGCGAGACCGCTGGTCACGACGTCGAGAAGGCTGAGGGCAAGTTCGTCCGTCAGTCCGGCGGTCGCGGTCAGTACGGCCACGCCGTCATCAAGCTCGAGAAGATGGAGGAGGGCTTCGGCTACGAGTTCGTCAACGCTATCGTCGGCGGCGTCGTGCCCAAGGAGTACATCCCGTCCATCGACAAGGGCATCCAGGAGGCCCTGAACACCGGTGTTATCGCCGGCTTCCCGGTCCTCGACGTTAAGGTCACCCTGTTCGACGGTTCTTACCACGAGGTCGACTCCTCCGAGGCCGCCTTCAAGATCGCCGGTTCCATGGCTATCAAGGACGCCCTCAAGAAGTCCGATCCGCAGCTGCTCGAGCCGATCATGGCTGTCGAGGTCGAGACCCCTGAGCAGTACATGGGCGACGTTATGGGCAACCTCTCCGGTCGCCGCGGCAAGATCGAGGGCATGGAGGATCGCAAGAACAGCAAGCTCATCCGTGCCAAGGTGCCGCTGGGCGAGATGTTCGGTTACGCTACCGACCTTCGCTCCCAGACCCAGGGCCGTGCATCCTACACGATGCAGTTCGACTCTTATGAGCCCGCGCCCAAGTCCATCGTGGACGAGGTCATGAGCAAGAACGCCTAAGTTCGAGCTCCCTGTTACGTAATCCGCGAGAACATCTCTCGCACTCTTTGGAGGTTTAAGTTGGCTACCCAGAAGATCCGCATTCGCCTCAAGGGCTATGATCACGAGGTCGTCGATCAGTCCGCGAAGCTCATCGTCGAGACCGCTCAGAAGACCGGCGCTCGCGTTTCCGGTCCTGTCCCCCTGCCCACCGAGCGCAACCTGTACACGGTTATCCGCTCGCCGCACGTGAACAAGGACTCCCGTGAGCAGTTCGAGATGCGCACCCACAAGCGCCTCATCGACATCCTCGACCCCACCTCGGGCACCGTTGATTCGCTCATGCGTCTCGACCTCCCCGCTGGCGTCGACATTGACATCAAGCTCTAAGCGATATCGCTCATAGCTTATAGAGCCCCGCTGCCATCTTGGTAGCGGGGCTCTTTTGTTTTGAGTTTAGATTTTGGGATAGCGAATTCGTCTGCCGAGCTGATGGCTGCGGCGCCCTATTCGCTCAGGGGGCGCAAGGACGCTTCTTCGAAGTGGAAGACGCACAAGCCGCTCTCGGTCTCAATGCTTGCGCGGCCGCAATCGTCGACCGTTCTAAATATACCGCGTGCCAGCTCGTCTCCAGCGGGGGAGCGGGCGATAACGTGCTCCCCAATCCAATTGAGGTGTGCGACATATTCGTCGTGGACGGGCGCGAGCGGTCCGGCGTTTTCTTCCATGGCGTTGAGGCGCTCTGCCCAGGTATCTACAGCGTCTATAACTGCGTGATAGACCTCATCGAGGAGCATGTCGACGGCGGGAACGCTCTCGTTGAGGTCCGAGAGGCCAATTGCCGCCAGGCCGCCATCGGGCACCTCTTGGGGCGTGTAGTTTACGTTGACACCAATGCCGCAGACGGCGAAAGGTTTGCCTTCGTTATCGCGTGCGGCCTCGACCAGAATGCCGCCGAGCTTGCGTCCTCGCGCGACCAGGTCGTTGGGCCACTTGAGGGCTATTTCGCTTGCAAGGCCTTGCTTTTCGAGTGCTTCGAGCACCGCTAGGCCGCTGACGGCGGCAAGACCAGAGTACTTTGCGGGATTAACGCATGGACGCAGGACAATCGAAAGCAATAGGTTGCCGGCGGTCGAATCCCACTTGTGGCCGCGCCGGCCGCGTCCTGCCGTTTGCGCGCGGGCGGCAAGTCCTGTGCCGTGCGGCGCACCCTGTTTTCCTGCCTCGAGCAGGTCATCGTTGGTCGATCCGGTTACATCGACAATCGTTAATTGGGCATCCATAGCGGCTGCTACCTCCTTATTGAATAAGTGAATGACGCAATGGTGTCGAGAGATAGACACAATGTGAAGCCTTTGTCGCATTTGGACAATTTAATGTTAACACGTCAACAAAGACTGAAATGCGTTATCCTCTCTTGGTCGATGTAAACACGTCAACAACTCAAAGGAGGTTAGTGATGGGTTTCACGATTCTTGGAACAGGTTCGGCACTTCCTGAGCGCAGTGTTTCCAATGACGAGCTGTCTGAGTTCCTCGATACCTCGGATGAGTGGATTTTTACTCGCACAGGTATCAAGAGCCGCCACGTCTGCACCACCGAGTCACTTGACGACCTTGCCGTAGCAGCGAGCGAGCGGGCACTCCAGGTGTCCGGAATCGACGCGAGCCAGCTGGATCTGATCGTCTGCTCGACGACGACGGGTGACCACCTTGTTCCCGCCGAGGCGTGTGCCGTTGCTGAGCGACTAGGCGCGACGTGCCCTGCCTTCGATGTCTCGGCGGCTTGTGCCGGCTTCGTATTTGCGCTCGATGTCGCCGAGGGCTATATCGCCCGCAGCCGTGCCGAGCGCGTGCTTGTTGTTGCTGCCGAGCAGATGACGCGCGCGCTCGAGTGGACCGACCGTGCCACCTGCGTGCTATTTGGCGATGGGGCAGGCGCCGCAGTGATTGAAGCTGGGGGAGACAACCCCCTTGCCGTTGAGCTTTCGACGGCGCCCGACGTCGAGACGTTGCGCGTTCCCGGTCTGGTCGGTACCTCGCCGTTTAAGGCTTCCGCAGATAGCGCGAGCGTGCTGTCCATGAATGGCCGCCGCGTGTTCAAGTTCGGCGTCAACGCCATCTGTGACACGGTCCATAAGCTTGCGATCGATGCGAGCATTTTGGTCGAAGACATCGATCATTTTGTATTCCATCAGGCTAACGAACGAATCCTGAGCCAGGCGGTCAAGCGTCTGGGCGTGCCGGACGAGCGTGTGGTTCGCACGTTGCGCGAGACCGGCAACATTTCGAGCGCATGCATTCCGCTTGCCCTCGACCGGCTGGCAAACGCCGGTGCACTTCACACGGGCGACACGATCGCCTTGGTTGGATTTGGCGCCGGTCTGGATATAGGTGGCTATCTGCTTCGTTGGAAGTAGTCGCACATAGGAAATAAAAACGCCCTAGGGCACAACCAAAGGAGAACTACCATGGCAGATCAGAAGACCTTCGAGCGCGTTTGCGACGTTATCCGCGAGACCGCTGGTCTTGACGACGTTGAGATGAAGCCCGAGTCCACGCTCGAGGAGATTGGTCTCGACAGCCTGGGCACCGTCGAGATCCTCGTTGCCGTCGAGGACGAGTTTGGCATCCAGCTCGATACCGAGGAGAACCCCAAGACGGTCGGCGAGTTCGCCGATACGGTCGAGGCGGCATTGGAGAAGTAGAGATGCTCAAGACTCCTCTCTGCGATCTGCTCGGCATCGAAAAGCCCGTGTTCCAGGGCGGTATGGCCTGGATTGCCGATGCCTCGCTGGCGTCCGCAGTGTCCGAGGCGGGTGGCTTAGGCATCATTGCGGCCATGAACGCCGATGCCAACTGGCTGCGCGACCAGATTCACGAGCTGCGCGCCAGGACGGATAAGCCCTTTGGCGTCAACGTCATGCTCATGAGCCCGTTCGCCGACGAGGTTGCACAGGTCGTGATTGACGAGCGAGTGCCGGTCGTCGTGACGGGCGCCGGCAATCCCGCCAAGTACATGAAGGCGTGGAACGAGGCGGGCATCAAGGTCATCCCGGTCGTTGCCTCGGTGGCGCTGGCGCGCCTCGTGGCACGTCGTGGAGCCACGGCGGTTGTTGCCGAGGGTACCGAATCGGGCGGCCATATTGGCGAGACCTCGACGATGGCACTGGTGCCGCAGGTCGTCGATGCGGTTGACATTCCCGTCGTGGCCGCCGGCGGTATTGCCGACGGCCGCGGCGTGGCGGCCGCCTTTATGCTGGGCGCCGAAGGCGTGCAAGTGGGTACGCGCTTTCTGGTCGCAGACGAGTGCACCGTCTCGGAGCAGTACAAAGAGATGGTCCTGAAGGCCAACGACACTTCAACGCGTGCGACCGGTCGCTCGACGGGACATCCAGTGCGCGCCCTCAAGAGCCCCTTCACCAACGCCTATGCCAAGAGCGAGGGTTCCGGCGCGAGTGCCGAGGAGCTCGGTGCTATGGGAACCGGTGCGCTGCGTAAGGCCGCCAAGGACGGCAACTACGAAGAGGGTTCGTTTTTGTGTGGACAGATTGCCGGCATGGTCAACGAGCGCCAGAGCGCACGCGAAATCGTTGACGATCTGGTCGATGGCGCCGAGCGCGTCCTGAAGGGTGC
Protein-coding regions in this window:
- a CDS encoding IS110 family transposase, translating into MLDTTTFVGLDVHARSIKAVSLDVMTGEVRCATFGYDAGAVAEWVRSADPKARCVYESGVTGFDLQKRLSGLGVDCVVGAVSKMIKPSADRRRKNDRNDAEFLARMLSVGNVVEVWVPDDECEAARDLTRALEDARDDLSRSKQRLSKFLLRHGLAFDERTPTGRRKGNWTRAHWSWIESIRFAEGADNDVLAYYVDAVRRAAEEKARLEGLVEAEARKPRWRRRVDSLRCLKGVDTATAADLVFEAGEFSRFRNARSFAAWVGLTPSEHSSGESDRRGAITKAGNKHLRKALVEAAWHYLTCSGRPKDLAKGQAPDRVARRHAAKGVRRLAERREALLARGVHGNKANVATARELACWVWAVGLMAEEA
- the rpsL gene encoding 30S ribosomal protein S12, whose amino-acid sequence is MPTINQLVRQGRRSVPKKSKNAALQHNSQKRGVCTRVFTTSPKKPNSALRKVARVRLVNGIEVTAYIPGEGHNLQEHSIVLVRGGRVRDLPGVRYHVIRGAYDAAPVQNRMQARSKYGAKRPKAK
- the rpsG gene encoding 30S ribosomal protein S7 — protein: MPRRAAANRREVQPDAVYNNRLVTQLINKVLLDGKKATAERIVYTAFEIVAEKSEGGDALATFKKAMDNVKPTLEVKPKRVGGATYQVPMEVNSRRSTALGIRWIVNFSRARKEKTMAERLANEILDASNGLGASVKKREDVFKMAEANRAFSHYRW
- the fusA gene encoding elongation factor G, producing the protein MAKPKYKLSDTRNIGIMAHIDAGKTTTTERILYYTGKTHKIGEVHEGAATMDWMVQEQERGVTITSAATTCFWNKDGKDYRIQIIDTPGHVDFTAEVERCLRVLDGAVAVFDAVAGVQPQSETVWRQASTFNVPRIAFINKYDRVGADFFNAIETMKDRLDANAVAAQVPMGAEDNFWGVIDLVTMTAWDFKADEKGMTYPEAMDEIPAEFADIAATKREELLDAAASFDDELMEKILMEEDFTVEELKAALRKGVLANELNLVFVGSAYKNKGVQELLDAVVDYLPSPLDVEAVTGTDPDTGEEIQRHPSFDEPFSGLVFKIMTDPFVGKLTYVRVYSGRAESGSYVVNASNGQRERLGRILEMNAAERIDRDDAAAGDIVACVGFKNSTTGDTLCAEGKEIVLEKIEFAKPVIDVAIEPKTKAEQDKMSLALTKLAEEDPTFQVSTNHETGQTIIAGMGELHLEIIVDRLLREFKVDANVGKPQVAYRETAGHDVEKAEGKFVRQSGGRGQYGHAVIKLEKMEEGFGYEFVNAIVGGVVPKEYIPSIDKGIQEALNTGVIAGFPVLDVKVTLFDGSYHEVDSSEAAFKIAGSMAIKDALKKSDPQLLEPIMAVEVETPEQYMGDVMGNLSGRRGKIEGMEDRKNSKLIRAKVPLGEMFGYATDLRSQTQGRASYTMQFDSYEPAPKSIVDEVMSKNA
- the rpsJ gene encoding 30S ribosomal protein S10, with translation MATQKIRIRLKGYDHEVVDQSAKLIVETAQKTGARVSGPVPLPTERNLYTVIRSPHVNKDSREQFEMRTHKRLIDILDPTSGTVDSLMRLDLPAGVDIDIKL
- a CDS encoding biotin--[acetyl-CoA-carboxylase] ligase, which translates into the protein MDAQLTIVDVTGSTNDDLLEAGKQGAPHGTGLAARAQTAGRGRRGHKWDSTAGNLLLSIVLRPCVNPAKYSGLAAVSGLAVLEALEKQGLASEIALKWPNDLVARGRKLGGILVEAARDNEGKPFAVCGIGVNVNYTPQEVPDGGLAAIGLSDLNESVPAVDMLLDEVYHAVIDAVDTWAERLNAMEENAGPLAPVHDEYVAHLNWIGEHVIARSPAGDELARGIFRTVDDCGRASIETESGLCVFHFEEASLRPLSE
- a CDS encoding ketoacyl-ACP synthase III, producing MGFTILGTGSALPERSVSNDELSEFLDTSDEWIFTRTGIKSRHVCTTESLDDLAVAASERALQVSGIDASQLDLIVCSTTTGDHLVPAEACAVAERLGATCPAFDVSAACAGFVFALDVAEGYIARSRAERVLVVAAEQMTRALEWTDRATCVLFGDGAGAAVIEAGGDNPLAVELSTAPDVETLRVPGLVGTSPFKASADSASVLSMNGRRVFKFGVNAICDTVHKLAIDASILVEDIDHFVFHQANERILSQAVKRLGVPDERVVRTLRETGNISSACIPLALDRLANAGALHTGDTIALVGFGAGLDIGGYLLRWK
- a CDS encoding acyl carrier protein, which encodes MADQKTFERVCDVIRETAGLDDVEMKPESTLEEIGLDSLGTVEILVAVEDEFGIQLDTEENPKTVGEFADTVEAALEK
- the fabK gene encoding enoyl-[acyl-carrier-protein] reductase FabK; this translates as MLKTPLCDLLGIEKPVFQGGMAWIADASLASAVSEAGGLGIIAAMNADANWLRDQIHELRARTDKPFGVNVMLMSPFADEVAQVVIDERVPVVVTGAGNPAKYMKAWNEAGIKVIPVVASVALARLVARRGATAVVAEGTESGGHIGETSTMALVPQVVDAVDIPVVAAGGIADGRGVAAAFMLGAEGVQVGTRFLVADECTVSEQYKEMVLKANDTSTRATGRSTGHPVRALKSPFTNAYAKSEGSGASAEELGAMGTGALRKAAKDGNYEEGSFLCGQIAGMVNERQSAREIVDDLVDGAERVLKGASAWVA